A stretch of Cryobacterium psychrophilum DNA encodes these proteins:
- the moeB gene encoding molybdopterin-synthase adenylyltransferase MoeB, with product MNTLPPLVEPADGLTREELERYSRHVMIPEIGTLGQRRLKNARVLVVGAGGLGSPVLLYLAAAGVGTLGIVDDDVVDLSNLQRQVIHGMNDVGRTKLESAHDAVARLNPLVTVQLHDARLTAQNALDVMAGYDLIVDGTDNFASRYLISDTAALLGVPCVWGAIYRFDGQVSVFWEKHGPTYRDLYPEAPPAGSMPSCAEGGVFGMLCAAVGSMMVTDAVKLITGVGRTLLGRVLLFDALASSWREIGLSQDPDRAPVTALADYELSCGLAPTPMTDSDATITVRELATMLERRDAGLIDFDLIDVREPSEREIESIPGSRLVSQGRIFAGDAEHELPRDRDLVLHCTAGSRSAAVLAELQRRGYSRVKHLHGGMRAWVTTVQTPNREIR from the coding sequence GTGAACACGCTTCCGCCCCTCGTAGAACCGGCCGATGGGCTCACCCGCGAGGAACTGGAACGCTATTCGCGGCACGTGATGATCCCCGAGATTGGCACGCTCGGTCAGCGTCGGCTGAAGAATGCCCGAGTGCTCGTGGTCGGTGCCGGGGGTCTCGGATCCCCGGTTCTGCTCTATCTTGCTGCCGCCGGTGTCGGCACGCTAGGGATCGTCGACGACGACGTGGTCGACCTCAGCAACCTGCAACGCCAGGTCATTCATGGCATGAACGACGTGGGGCGCACCAAACTAGAGTCCGCGCACGACGCCGTTGCCCGGCTCAACCCGCTCGTCACCGTGCAGCTGCACGATGCCCGGCTGACCGCACAGAATGCCCTCGACGTGATGGCCGGCTACGACCTCATCGTGGACGGAACCGACAATTTCGCCAGCCGCTACCTAATCAGCGATACCGCGGCCCTGCTCGGCGTGCCCTGCGTGTGGGGCGCGATCTACCGATTCGACGGGCAGGTGAGCGTCTTCTGGGAAAAGCACGGTCCCACCTACCGCGACCTGTACCCAGAAGCCCCGCCGGCCGGCTCGATGCCGTCGTGCGCTGAGGGCGGCGTCTTCGGCATGCTGTGCGCAGCAGTGGGATCGATGATGGTGACGGATGCCGTCAAGCTCATCACCGGCGTTGGCCGCACGCTGCTCGGCCGCGTTCTACTGTTCGACGCACTGGCCTCATCATGGCGGGAGATCGGGCTATCGCAAGACCCAGACCGCGCGCCGGTCACCGCTCTGGCCGACTACGAACTGTCCTGCGGGTTGGCGCCGACACCGATGACGGATTCCGACGCGACGATCACCGTTCGCGAGCTGGCCACCATGCTTGAACGCCGCGATGCGGGACTGATCGACTTCGACCTGATCGACGTGAGGGAGCCCAGCGAACGCGAGATCGAGAGCATCCCGGGCTCACGGCTGGTGTCCCAGGGCCGGATCTTCGCCGGCGATGCCGAGCACGAACTGCCGCGCGACCGGGATCTGGTGCTGCACTGCACGGCCGGGTCGCGCTCGGCCGCAGTACTCGCCGAACTGCAGCGGCGCGGCTACTCGCGGGTGAAGCACCTGCACGGAGGAATGCGCGCCTGGGTTACTACGGTTCAGACCCCTAATCGAGAAATCCGTTGA
- a CDS encoding thiazole synthase, which yields MSTSVATPTVGPGPEESNEDLLVIDGVPFTSRLIMGTGGSPSLLGLGGALLASGTQLTTVAMRRYSPDVAGSLFDLLDLHNIRVLPNTAGCFTAREAVLTAELAREALDTNWVKLEVIADEHTLLPDAVELVDATEQLVSRGFAVFAYTNDDPVLALRLENLGAAAVMPLGAPIGTGLGILNPHNIELIVARAKIPVVLDAGIGTASDAALAMELGCDAVLLATAVTRAQNPGMMAAAFKHAVIAGRLAARAGRIPKREHAQASSSMGGRPDL from the coding sequence ATGTCCACGAGCGTCGCAACACCCACGGTCGGGCCGGGCCCAGAGGAGTCCAACGAGGACCTGTTGGTGATCGACGGGGTGCCGTTCACGTCTCGCCTCATCATGGGCACGGGCGGTTCCCCCAGCCTGCTTGGGTTGGGCGGGGCACTGCTCGCCTCGGGTACCCAGCTCACCACCGTCGCCATGCGCCGTTATAGCCCCGACGTGGCCGGGTCACTGTTCGACCTGCTGGACCTGCACAACATTCGGGTATTGCCCAACACGGCCGGCTGCTTCACGGCGCGCGAAGCGGTGCTCACGGCCGAGCTTGCCAGGGAGGCGCTCGACACCAACTGGGTGAAGCTTGAGGTCATCGCTGACGAGCACACTCTACTGCCCGACGCCGTTGAGCTCGTCGACGCGACGGAACAACTGGTCAGCCGCGGTTTCGCGGTCTTCGCGTATACGAACGACGATCCGGTTCTTGCACTGCGGCTCGAGAACCTCGGAGCCGCCGCTGTCATGCCCCTCGGTGCCCCAATCGGCACGGGGCTCGGCATTCTCAACCCGCATAACATCGAGCTCATTGTGGCCAGGGCCAAGATTCCGGTAGTGCTGGATGCCGGCATCGGAACCGCCTCGGACGCCGCGCTGGCCATGGAGCTGGGCTGCGATGCAGTGCTCCTGGCCACCGCCGTGACTCGCGCGCAGAATCCCGGGATGATGGCTGCTGCCTTCAAGCATGCCGTCATCGCCGGGCGCCTCGCGGCTCGCGCTGGACGTATTCCCAAACGAGAACATGCCCAGGCTTCGTCGTCCATGGGGGGACGGCCCGACCTGTGA
- the thiS gene encoding sulfur carrier protein ThiS — translation MSDTRAVHTPPPASITLNGAPRSLAVGETVTDLVAGATGRQIAADGQAVDGGRLGVAVARNSEVVPRSRWATTVLEAGDDVEVVTAVQGG, via the coding sequence ATGTCTGACACCAGAGCAGTCCACACGCCGCCCCCCGCCAGTATTACTCTCAACGGAGCCCCGCGTTCGCTCGCGGTCGGCGAGACCGTCACCGATCTTGTCGCCGGCGCGACCGGCCGGCAGATCGCGGCCGACGGGCAGGCCGTTGACGGCGGCCGGCTCGGCGTTGCCGTGGCCCGCAATTCCGAAGTGGTGCCACGCAGCCGCTGGGCCACCACGGTTCTCGAAGCCGGCGACGACGTCGAAGTCGTCACCGCAGTACAGGGCGGCTGA
- the thiO gene encoding glycine oxidase ThiO has protein sequence MVEPAVLCTVDVAVIGAGIVGLGIAWAVAESGRTVAIIDPAPASGATYAAAGMLAAVSELHYKEEDLLELTLASAALYPDFVRPLSSDTGDTGYRMTRTLVVGADAADRQALADLRGAQLAQGLSVTPLRIREARALEPMLSSQLSGAFSVDDDHQVDPRRLAAQLLAAIKARATLDAWAHDHLIRQNAIGLLHSTQTDAASRVTGVSLVDGSTVRCDEVIVANGLGAANLDRLPAGLKLPLRPVYGDILRLRVPEHLRPLLTATIRGVVRGLPVYLVPRSDGTIVLGATSREDGSSAVSAGGVHRLLRDAQVLVPAVAELELVECTARARPGTPDNAPLLGRVSRRPVSPDSGPAPEGRDDEPGEVIPGLIVATGFFRHGVLLTPIAAQVCVQLLDGFVDARWLRFRPDRYSVPSESAAPIESAVPATPAAQEAAHV, from the coding sequence ATGGTCGAACCAGCCGTGCTGTGCACCGTGGATGTCGCCGTCATCGGCGCTGGCATTGTGGGCCTCGGAATCGCCTGGGCGGTGGCAGAGTCGGGTCGCACCGTGGCCATAATCGACCCGGCGCCAGCCTCGGGTGCAACCTATGCCGCGGCCGGAATGCTCGCGGCCGTCAGTGAATTGCACTATAAGGAGGAGGACCTCCTCGAGCTGACGCTGGCGTCGGCAGCCCTATACCCCGACTTCGTGCGCCCACTCTCGAGTGACACCGGCGACACCGGTTACCGTATGACACGCACCCTCGTGGTGGGCGCCGACGCGGCAGACCGGCAGGCGCTGGCCGATTTGCGCGGCGCGCAACTGGCGCAGGGGCTCTCGGTGACGCCGCTGCGCATCCGTGAAGCGCGCGCCCTCGAACCGATGCTCTCGTCCCAGCTGTCGGGCGCGTTTAGCGTCGACGACGACCACCAAGTTGACCCCCGGCGGTTGGCCGCGCAGCTGCTGGCCGCGATCAAGGCCCGGGCGACGCTGGATGCCTGGGCGCACGATCACCTGATTCGGCAGAACGCCATCGGGCTGCTGCACAGCACGCAGACGGATGCTGCCTCCCGGGTCACCGGCGTCAGCCTTGTCGATGGGAGCACGGTTCGGTGTGACGAGGTCATCGTCGCGAACGGACTCGGTGCGGCCAATCTCGACAGGCTGCCCGCCGGGCTGAAACTTCCGCTGCGCCCGGTATACGGGGACATCCTGCGCCTGCGCGTTCCCGAGCACCTCCGGCCGCTGCTCACCGCCACGATCCGTGGCGTCGTGCGCGGGTTACCGGTGTATCTGGTGCCGCGCTCCGACGGAACGATCGTGCTCGGCGCGACATCGAGGGAAGACGGGTCTTCCGCGGTATCGGCCGGCGGCGTGCACCGACTGCTGCGTGACGCGCAGGTGCTCGTGCCCGCTGTCGCCGAGCTCGAACTCGTTGAGTGCACCGCCCGTGCGCGCCCCGGAACGCCTGACAATGCGCCGCTGCTCGGCCGTGTTTCCCGCCGCCCGGTATCGCCGGACTCTGGTCCTGCGCCCGAAGGCCGTGACGACGAGCCAGGCGAGGTCATCCCCGGCCTTATCGTCGCCACGGGATTCTTTCGCCACGGTGTGCTGCTCACTCCGATCGCGGCGCAGGTGTGTGTGCAGCTGCTGGACGGCTTCGTCGACGCCCGGTGGCTAAGATTTCGTCCTGACCGCTATTCTGTGCCTAGCGAATCCGCCGCACCGATCGAATCCGCCGTGCCGGCCACTCCCGCCGCGCAGGAAGCAGCCCATGTCTGA
- the thiE gene encoding thiamine phosphate synthase: MYLDHVQLYLCTNARKTENDFPSFLDAAFAGGVDVIQLRDKSIEAAEELELLSVLRAVAERHGKLWAVNDRADIAVLSEAPVLHVGQKDLSVPDARQLVGKATVIGRSSHTPQQVSAALVDPRLDYFCVGPVWATPTKPGRSAVGAELVRYAAEQVRHSKSSLPWFAIGGIDLGNVQQVVAAGASRVVVVRAITEADDPTEAARQLRACLPSLA; this comes from the coding sequence ATGTACCTCGACCATGTCCAGCTGTACCTTTGCACCAACGCCCGTAAAACGGAGAATGACTTCCCATCGTTCCTGGATGCCGCTTTCGCCGGCGGCGTGGACGTGATCCAGCTGAGGGACAAATCGATCGAGGCCGCCGAAGAACTGGAACTTCTGAGCGTCCTGAGGGCGGTTGCCGAGCGCCACGGCAAGCTGTGGGCAGTGAACGACCGGGCCGATATCGCCGTTCTGAGCGAGGCCCCGGTGTTACATGTTGGGCAGAAGGATCTGTCGGTGCCCGATGCCCGTCAGCTGGTGGGCAAAGCGACCGTGATCGGCCGTTCCAGCCACACCCCACAGCAGGTGAGCGCCGCGTTGGTAGACCCTCGACTGGACTACTTCTGCGTCGGTCCGGTGTGGGCGACGCCGACGAAACCGGGGCGGAGTGCGGTAGGCGCGGAGCTCGTGCGCTACGCGGCCGAACAAGTACGGCACTCCAAGAGCAGTCTTCCCTGGTTCGCCATTGGTGGCATCGACCTCGGCAATGTCCAGCAGGTCGTGGCCGCCGGCGCGAGCCGCGTCGTGGTCGTGCGCGCAATCACCGAGGCCGACGACCCCACGGAGGCCGCCCGACAGCTGCGCGCCTGCCTACCCTCGCTCGCGTAG
- a CDS encoding EamA family transporter, which translates to MLLALLGIAGYNLLLYTALQYTTPQPASLINAANPAVMMVVLAAILVRERPGCSSSPVSLSVRCAPLAVLATWPIRCRQPPNVS; encoded by the coding sequence TTGCTGCTCGCCTTGCTTGGTATCGCCGGGTACAACCTGCTGCTGTACACGGCGCTGCAGTACACGACGCCGCAGCCTGCGTCGCTCATCAATGCGGCCAATCCGGCCGTGATGATGGTGGTGCTTGCGGCGATCCTCGTGCGTGAACGGCCGGGGTGCTCGTCTTCGCCGGTGTCGCTCTCAGTTCGTTGCGCCCCGCTCGCCGTCCTCGCCACCTGGCCGATCCGGTGCCGTCAGCCCCCAAACGTTTCGTAG
- the thiD gene encoding bifunctional hydroxymethylpyrimidine kinase/phosphomethylpyrimidine kinase, whose protein sequence is MTQPIPRVLSIAGTDPTGGAGIQADLKSISAHGGYGMAVVTALVAQNTHGVRSVHIPPAQFLREQLRAVSDDVTIDAVKIGMLGNAQIVDVVDLWLKEVNPPVVVVDPVMVATSGDRLLEPAAEEAVIRLLNRADLVTPNLAELGVLLREPTALAWSQALEQGHRLSAAHNVIVLVKGGHLEGAQCPDALVDAQGELAGHRQIIQVSAPRVATSNTHGTGCSMSSAMATLQARHNDWNEALTVTKAWLQDSLRHADDLHVGSGRGPIHHFHQLWAAGKA, encoded by the coding sequence ATGACCCAGCCCATCCCCCGCGTACTCAGCATTGCCGGCACAGACCCCACCGGCGGTGCAGGGATCCAAGCGGACTTGAAGAGCATCTCCGCGCACGGCGGCTACGGCATGGCCGTCGTGACCGCGCTCGTCGCTCAGAACACCCACGGGGTCCGCTCCGTGCACATCCCGCCCGCGCAGTTCCTGCGCGAGCAGCTGAGGGCCGTCAGCGACGACGTCACCATCGACGCGGTCAAAATCGGCATGCTGGGCAATGCGCAAATCGTCGACGTGGTAGATCTCTGGCTCAAAGAAGTGAACCCCCCGGTAGTGGTCGTGGACCCGGTGATGGTCGCCACCAGCGGGGATCGGCTGTTGGAACCGGCGGCCGAAGAGGCCGTGATCCGACTGCTCAATCGTGCCGACCTTGTCACTCCGAATCTGGCGGAACTGGGGGTGCTGCTTCGAGAGCCGACAGCCCTCGCCTGGTCGCAAGCGCTTGAGCAGGGACACCGACTTTCAGCCGCCCACAACGTCATCGTGCTGGTCAAGGGCGGCCATCTGGAGGGGGCCCAGTGTCCGGACGCCTTGGTTGATGCCCAGGGCGAGCTAGCCGGCCACCGCCAGATCATCCAGGTGAGCGCCCCGCGAGTGGCCACCTCCAACACGCACGGGACAGGATGCTCAATGTCCTCGGCAATGGCAACTCTCCAAGCGCGGCACAATGATTGGAACGAGGCGTTGACTGTGACCAAGGCCTGGCTGCAGGACAGTTTGAGGCATGCCGACGATCTCCATGTCGGCTCTGGGCGCGGCCCCATTCACCACTTTCACCAGCTCTGGGCCGCGGGGAAGGCCTAA
- a CDS encoding ABC transporter substrate-binding protein, whose protein sequence is MIGALALAAMAALTGCASASPLGSASGNETTPISFALDWTPNTNHTGLYVAIDKGFFTEASLDVQVLPYSQSSTDALINAGAADFGISFQNTATFAAATGVGNVSVMSVLQHDATAIGVLASREDITSPKDLDGKIFGTAGPSATFSTEASHAIKNAGGTGKFTQVTLGTSAYEALYAGKVDFTSAFTTWEGIDASLRGTPMKFFNLSDYGVPDQYSVIVEGNKGWIKEHASATKEFVQALQKGYQYAADNPDAAARILIDANPGVFENTELVYRSQKELSANYLKDATGQVGTQTSAQWQQLADFLYQADLLVDGNGDPLTAPLDTSTLFSDQYLSEK, encoded by the coding sequence ATGATCGGCGCCCTGGCACTTGCGGCCATGGCAGCGCTGACCGGCTGCGCGTCGGCGTCACCGCTAGGCTCCGCTTCCGGCAACGAGACCACGCCGATTAGTTTCGCGCTCGACTGGACGCCGAACACAAACCACACGGGACTGTATGTAGCCATCGACAAGGGCTTTTTCACCGAGGCAAGCTTGGACGTTCAGGTGCTCCCCTATAGCCAGTCGTCGACCGACGCCCTCATCAACGCGGGCGCCGCCGACTTCGGCATCAGCTTTCAGAACACCGCCACTTTTGCGGCGGCAACGGGGGTGGGGAATGTTTCGGTCATGTCGGTGCTCCAGCACGATGCCACAGCGATCGGTGTTTTGGCGTCCCGCGAGGACATAACTAGCCCGAAAGACCTCGACGGGAAGATCTTCGGAACGGCTGGTCCGAGCGCCACCTTCTCCACGGAAGCGTCCCATGCCATCAAGAATGCGGGCGGCACCGGCAAGTTCACCCAAGTCACGCTTGGTACCTCCGCTTATGAGGCGCTCTACGCCGGCAAAGTCGACTTCACGTCGGCCTTCACAACCTGGGAAGGAATTGATGCGTCCCTGCGCGGCACTCCGATGAAGTTCTTCAACCTCTCTGACTACGGCGTCCCCGACCAATACTCGGTGATCGTCGAAGGGAACAAGGGCTGGATCAAGGAACACGCCAGTGCTACCAAGGAGTTCGTTCAGGCCCTCCAGAAGGGGTATCAGTACGCCGCTGACAACCCGGATGCTGCGGCCAGGATCCTGATCGATGCGAACCCCGGTGTCTTCGAAAATACTGAACTCGTCTACCGCAGCCAGAAGGAATTGAGCGCTAACTACCTCAAAGACGCCACCGGCCAGGTCGGCACCCAAACGAGCGCCCAGTGGCAGCAACTGGCCGATTTCCTCTACCAGGCCGACCTTTTGGTGGACGGAAACGGCGACCCGCTTACCGCGCCCTTGGACACCTCCACGCTATTTTCCGACCAGTACCTCAGCGAGAAGTAA
- a CDS encoding ABC transporter permease: MPKTVPRRTIRGVKTALTTLVPSLVIVIALLAAWQIAVTAGQVQPAILPSPWRILEQGWNARDTIWANTIPTLQATLLGFAVSLTVAWALAIVIDFSPWLRQALMPLLVASQTIPIIAIAPLMIIWFGFGVLPKVIVIALVTFFPVTVGLIDGFNRTDREATNLLRSMGANRWKQFIYVRLPSALPSFFTALRIGITYAVTGAIFAEYVGAQQGLGIYMALMKNSFRTDLVLAAVVVTATLSISLFLLTYVAERLIIPWHSKERRSRNV; the protein is encoded by the coding sequence ATGCCGAAAACTGTTCCCCGCCGAACAATTCGGGGCGTCAAAACAGCACTCACTACGCTGGTTCCCTCTCTGGTGATCGTCATCGCTCTTCTGGCAGCGTGGCAGATTGCCGTGACCGCGGGCCAAGTGCAGCCGGCAATCCTCCCCTCCCCTTGGCGCATTCTGGAACAGGGGTGGAACGCCCGGGACACCATCTGGGCGAACACCATACCCACGCTGCAAGCAACCCTTCTCGGCTTCGCTGTTTCCCTGACGGTCGCCTGGGCCTTGGCCATCGTGATCGACTTCTCGCCGTGGCTTCGGCAGGCGCTGATGCCGCTGCTGGTGGCATCTCAGACAATACCCATCATCGCCATTGCACCGCTGATGATCATCTGGTTCGGTTTCGGGGTGCTGCCCAAAGTCATCGTCATCGCACTGGTGACATTCTTCCCAGTCACGGTTGGACTGATCGACGGTTTCAACCGAACCGATCGTGAAGCCACTAATCTGCTGCGGAGCATGGGTGCCAACCGGTGGAAACAGTTCATCTACGTCCGACTTCCCTCCGCCCTCCCGTCTTTCTTCACGGCGCTTCGCATCGGCATCACCTACGCGGTCACCGGAGCTATTTTTGCCGAGTACGTCGGAGCCCAACAAGGACTCGGAATCTACATGGCCCTGATGAAAAACTCGTTCCGCACAGACCTCGTCCTCGCCGCCGTCGTGGTCACCGCGACGCTGAGTATCTCCCTCTTTCTCCTGACCTACGTCGCCGAGCGGCTGATCATCCCGTGGCACTCGAAAGAACGCCGGAGCCGGAATGTCTAA
- a CDS encoding ABC transporter ATP-binding protein — MSNAPPKTPKVEVRGIGKSFQLGKGQSRQVIDNVSFSAQPGEFVAVIGPSGCGKSTLFNIMAGLEKPSTGDVLVDGVAATGEREHCAYMPQKDLLFPWRTILENTALGLEASGESKQNARLAAQALFPAFGLSGFEKSHPFELSGGMRQRAALLRTVVQGRDILLLDEPFGALDSLTRTEMQSWLQDMWSRNSWTAVLITHDIREAIYLADRVVVLSARPTSVRLNLTIDLPRPRQLSMMTSAVFKDHELELLTTLHKQSRTSL; from the coding sequence ATGTCTAACGCCCCGCCGAAAACGCCCAAGGTCGAAGTGCGCGGCATTGGAAAATCTTTTCAACTCGGGAAGGGGCAATCACGGCAGGTCATCGACAACGTCTCTTTCTCCGCACAGCCGGGAGAATTCGTTGCGGTCATCGGCCCGAGTGGATGCGGCAAGAGCACCCTGTTCAACATCATGGCCGGACTGGAAAAGCCCAGCACAGGCGACGTCCTCGTCGATGGCGTAGCCGCCACGGGGGAACGCGAGCATTGTGCCTACATGCCACAGAAGGACCTACTTTTCCCTTGGCGTACCATCCTTGAGAACACCGCTCTCGGCCTCGAAGCTTCCGGCGAGAGTAAACAGAACGCCCGTTTGGCCGCTCAGGCGCTTTTCCCGGCCTTTGGCCTCTCCGGTTTCGAGAAATCGCACCCGTTCGAGCTCTCCGGCGGTATGCGCCAGAGGGCCGCCCTACTGCGCACCGTGGTTCAGGGCCGAGACATTCTCTTGTTGGACGAGCCGTTCGGTGCGCTGGATTCGCTGACCCGCACGGAAATGCAATCCTGGTTGCAGGACATGTGGTCCAGGAACTCGTGGACCGCAGTGCTCATCACCCACGACATTCGCGAAGCGATCTACTTGGCCGACCGGGTAGTCGTCTTGAGCGCACGGCCAACGTCTGTGCGACTGAACCTCACCATCGACCTGCCGAGGCCACGCCAGCTGTCGATGATGACCTCGGCAGTGTTCAAGGATCATGAACTCGAACTCCTCACAACTCTTCACAAGCAATCCCGCACGTCACTCTAA
- a CDS encoding LLM class flavin-dependent oxidoreductase, which produces MSNPRQLHFNAFLMGCGHHSAAWRRPGSSLEQLGDIGYYESLAQNAERGLFDAVFFADGQSVGDVAAGPRWFFEPLTALAAMARVTNRIGLVSTVSATFYTPFHAARMLASLDHISNGRVGWNVVTSMFDAEARNHGLEAMPSHEDRYSRAAEFIAVALRLWDSWADDALILDRAGLFADPARVQPIDHAGEHFRVDGPLTVPRSPQGRPVLFQAGASEQGRDLAARYAEGIYAVAYDLQSAQDYYADVKRRIAAAGRNPETVSIMPGLVTYVGSTEAEARAKQAEVDALLPAEQSLAQLSVFVQEDCSGWELDAPVPPLAPLGDFSGPQGRYATILRIIEAEQPTVRQLLGRLAAGGGHCTMLGTPEQIADQIELWFHSGAADGFNLMPPLLPESLDDFIDEVIPVLQRRGLFRTAYTAGTLRGNLGLERPLVSLRR; this is translated from the coding sequence ATGTCGAACCCACGCCAGCTCCATTTTAACGCGTTCCTCATGGGCTGCGGCCACCACAGCGCTGCTTGGCGTCGCCCCGGGTCATCACTGGAGCAGCTCGGGGATATTGGTTATTACGAGAGTCTTGCTCAAAACGCGGAACGCGGCCTTTTTGACGCTGTGTTCTTCGCCGATGGGCAGTCCGTTGGCGATGTCGCTGCCGGCCCCCGGTGGTTCTTCGAGCCGTTAACAGCGTTGGCGGCGATGGCGCGGGTCACGAACAGGATCGGTCTGGTCAGCACTGTTTCTGCCACCTTCTATACTCCCTTCCACGCAGCGCGTATGCTCGCCTCCCTCGACCACATCAGTAATGGACGGGTCGGCTGGAACGTGGTCACCTCCATGTTCGATGCCGAGGCCCGCAACCACGGGCTGGAGGCGATGCCCTCCCACGAAGACCGGTACAGCCGGGCGGCCGAGTTCATCGCGGTTGCGCTGCGCCTGTGGGACTCGTGGGCCGATGACGCCCTCATCCTGGATCGGGCCGGACTCTTCGCTGACCCGGCACGAGTGCAACCGATCGATCATGCCGGTGAACACTTCCGCGTGGACGGCCCGTTGACCGTTCCGCGGTCGCCGCAGGGCCGACCGGTGCTGTTCCAAGCCGGCGCGTCCGAGCAGGGTCGGGATCTGGCCGCCCGGTACGCGGAAGGAATCTACGCGGTCGCCTATGATTTGCAGAGCGCCCAGGATTATTACGCGGATGTGAAGCGGCGGATCGCCGCGGCGGGGCGCAACCCGGAGACCGTATCCATCATGCCGGGACTGGTCACCTATGTGGGCTCCACGGAGGCCGAAGCCCGCGCCAAACAGGCCGAGGTCGACGCGCTGCTCCCGGCGGAGCAGTCGTTGGCCCAGTTGAGTGTGTTCGTGCAGGAGGACTGCAGCGGCTGGGAACTGGATGCCCCGGTGCCGCCGTTGGCACCGCTTGGCGACTTCAGCGGCCCGCAGGGCCGGTACGCCACGATTCTGCGCATCATTGAGGCGGAGCAACCCACGGTGCGGCAATTGCTCGGCCGACTCGCCGCCGGGGGCGGCCATTGCACCATGCTCGGCACCCCGGAGCAGATTGCGGACCAGATTGAGCTCTGGTTCCACTCCGGCGCCGCAGACGGATTCAATCTCATGCCACCCCTCCTGCCGGAATCGCTCGATGACTTCATAGACGAGGTCATCCCGGTGCTGCAGAGACGCGGACTCTTCCGCACCGCCTACACCGCGGGTACGTTGCGCGGGAATCTGGGACTGGAGCGGCCTCTGGTGTCACTTCGGCGCTGA
- a CDS encoding 3-oxoacyl-ACP reductase, whose product MKLAEQIVLVTGGGRGLGHSIVAAFAAQGARVVINYRTSAASAQALAADYGSKQAVAVQADVTDAAQVAELLAEAAAHFGSPVTTVVNNALADFSFNGDARSDAVGITWEEFDAQFSGSVRSALNTTQQALPGMRELGFGRIINIGTNLFQNPVVPYHDYTSAKAALLALTRTLAADLGQHNIAVNMVSGGLLRTTDASAATPEEVFDFIAAATPLGKVTTPAEFADAVLFFASPWARSVTGQNLVVDGGLVMN is encoded by the coding sequence ATGAAATTAGCAGAACAGATTGTCTTGGTCACCGGTGGCGGGCGGGGCCTGGGGCACAGCATCGTGGCGGCCTTCGCCGCGCAGGGCGCCAGAGTGGTCATTAATTATCGCACCAGCGCGGCCAGCGCGCAGGCTCTCGCTGCAGATTATGGCAGTAAGCAGGCGGTTGCTGTGCAGGCCGACGTCACGGACGCCGCTCAGGTTGCGGAACTGCTCGCGGAGGCTGCGGCACATTTCGGTTCCCCCGTCACCACAGTGGTCAATAACGCGCTGGCGGATTTCTCGTTCAACGGTGACGCCCGCTCCGACGCCGTAGGAATCACCTGGGAGGAGTTCGACGCCCAGTTCTCCGGGAGCGTGCGCAGCGCCCTGAACACCACTCAGCAGGCACTGCCCGGCATGCGCGAACTCGGGTTCGGCCGAATTATCAATATTGGCACCAACCTGTTCCAGAACCCGGTGGTCCCGTACCACGACTACACTTCTGCCAAAGCGGCCCTGCTGGCCTTGACTCGTACCCTGGCAGCAGATCTCGGCCAGCACAATATCGCGGTCAATATGGTCTCTGGCGGGCTTTTGCGCACAACGGATGCGAGCGCTGCCACCCCCGAGGAAGTGTTCGATTTCATCGCCGCGGCCACCCCGCTTGGGAAGGTCACCACCCCGGCGGAATTCGCCGACGCCGTTCTGTTCTTCGCTTCCCCCTGGGCGCGGTCCGTCACGGGCCAGAATCTGGTGGTCGACGGCGGCCTGGTGATGAACTGA